The following coding sequences lie in one Peribacillus frigoritolerans genomic window:
- a CDS encoding sugar phosphate nucleotidyltransferase: MKLVLLSGGSGKRLWPLSNDSRSKQFLKVLEDKEQNLQSMVQRVWNQISKVGLADSTVIATGKSQVDAIKSQLNNQAGLIIEPCRRDTFPAIALAASYIYSFQGANLSEVVAILPVDPYVDNEFFDRIKDLEQVVQDSYAQIALIGVNPTYPSSKYGYIVPTNEENSNEYSKVSRFTEKPSEDKAVTLIEEGALWNCGVFAFKLGYVISILEEKGLPTEYDELLKQYEKLPNISFDYEVVEKTENIVVLPYDGYWKDLGTWNTLTEEMATSQIGKGVISQDSENVHLINELDVPITVLGVSNLIVAASPDGILVSDKEASPRIKEMIGEFDNRPMYEERRWGWYRVLDYTKFEKGKEVLTKRIGVNAGKNLSYQLHDYRDEVWTIIKGDGEFILNDELRKVKPGDVLLIQSGDKHAIKATTDLEIIEVQTGSQLIEEDIVRIFMTWEEIVEHVLSVKKA, encoded by the coding sequence ATGAAGTTAGTATTATTATCTGGTGGATCAGGAAAGCGATTGTGGCCACTTTCAAATGATTCTCGTTCAAAACAATTTTTGAAAGTGTTAGAAGATAAAGAACAAAATTTACAATCTATGGTACAGCGTGTTTGGAACCAAATTAGTAAAGTTGGTCTAGCAGACTCAACTGTTATTGCAACGGGAAAATCGCAAGTAGATGCGATTAAAAGCCAGCTTAATAATCAAGCTGGCTTAATTATTGAACCTTGTCGAAGAGATACTTTTCCTGCAATTGCATTAGCTGCATCTTACATTTATAGTTTTCAAGGTGCTAACCTAAGTGAAGTAGTAGCTATTTTACCTGTGGATCCTTATGTAGATAATGAATTCTTCGATAGAATAAAAGATTTAGAACAAGTTGTACAAGATAGCTATGCTCAAATTGCTTTAATAGGTGTAAATCCTACATATCCATCATCTAAATATGGATACATTGTACCTACTAATGAAGAAAATAGTAATGAATATAGTAAAGTAAGTCGTTTCACAGAGAAACCATCTGAAGATAAAGCAGTAACCCTAATTGAAGAAGGTGCATTGTGGAATTGTGGTGTTTTTGCATTTAAATTAGGCTACGTTATTTCAATTCTAGAAGAAAAAGGGCTACCAACTGAATATGATGAGTTATTAAAACAATATGAGAAACTTCCGAATATTAGTTTTGACTATGAGGTTGTTGAAAAGACAGAAAACATTGTAGTTCTTCCTTATGATGGCTATTGGAAAGACTTAGGGACATGGAATACTCTAACCGAAGAAATGGCAACAAGCCAAATTGGTAAAGGTGTTATTAGTCAAGATAGTGAAAATGTTCACTTAATTAATGAATTAGATGTTCCAATCACGGTACTAGGTGTTTCTAATTTAATTGTTGCAGCTAGTCCAGACGGAATTTTAGTTTCTGATAAAGAAGCTAGCCCACGTATTAAAGAGATGATTGGCGAATTTGATAATCGCCCTATGTATGAAGAACGCCGTTGGGGCTGGTATAGAGTATTAGATTATACGAAGTTTGAAAAAGGTAAAGAAGTTTTGACAAAACGCATTGGCGTAAATGCAGGTAAAAACTTAAGCTATCAATTACACGATTATCGCGATGAAGTATGGACAATAATTAAAGGTGATGGAGAATTTATTTTAAATGATGAGCTTCGTAAAGTGAAACCTGGTGATGTACTTTTGATCCAATCTGGAGATAAACATGCTATTAAAGCGACAACTGATTTAGAAATCATTGAAGTTCAAACAGGATCACAATTAATTGAAGAGGATATTGTTCGTATATTTATGACTTGGGAAGAAATCGTAGAGCATGTGTTAAGTGTAAAAAAAGCATAA